aatttgttttaaaaaaaataataggttTGTCATCACTACTTTCTTTATGTTAATACTACAttgtaaaaactggaattgatgattgaaaatggAAGAAAGAGACGTTAAAGTATAGCATATGAGGATTAAGTAAGTGGTTAGTATCTTTCAGGATTAACGCCACCCGCCCACGGTCAACTTCAGCATATGGACCAATCACCAAATTTATAGCCTCCCAAAGCTTCTTGTTGTAACGGACTCAACCACTTCACCACTCTCCTTTAACGCATCACCTTCCACGTTACCCATCAAACTTCACAACAAAACGTTCacgttttcatttatttttttaaaggaagaaATGTTGATGATTTCATAAAATATTCCTcacttataaatatttaaacattacaaaatagttatacaaacattttttaagatattgaattcgaataattaaaaaaacaaacagaagcctaaataatttttactcTCTAGATGAATCTATTCAAATCAACTTAAATTAGTGGTTTTCTATGCTTGTTAAATAATTCCCTCATTCATTTGAAtatcaaaagttaattttaaatatatgtattttgtcttgaaaatttaaatatgttccTAAACTAGTTACTATCGTTTAGTTTTAAATACATGGAATGAATTATCAGTTTTACTTATGTGATATGGGGCATcgaaaaaattgagaaaaagataaatttcttttgctccttttttattttattgaagggAATCTTGTTTTAATGGATTAGATGATAGCTTTCCTTATAAGCGAACAAAAGCGTCAAATCAAAACGTCTTGAATTGATGAAAGAGACACCAATGTTGCCTCCCCTTCCTTCTATTTACCACTTTTACACTACTTCctatttcccttttcttttaaattccGCATTATCTTTCACAATTTTCCCCAACAGAATCAGCACCCGAATTTCCCGGATCCGAGATACCCAGAAGGAAAAGATTAAAACTTTGGTGTTTTCATCGATCTCTGGGGAAAGATGTGTTGTGGGGGGAGAATTTGCATGCTTTGCACGTGTCTGGTTCTGGTGGTGATCGCCATCGGGTTGGTATTCGGGTTCGGAGTGTTCAAGCATGGATTCCACAAGATCAAAGACACTGTTAGTTTCTGCGATTCTTGCGGCGGCGGAGGAAGGCCTTTCATCGGTTATGCACCGCCGCCATTGTTCTAGTTCTCAGCATCCTCTTGTTCCATTTCGTTCTTGTTAATTGTTCTGGGGATTTGTTTGTTTCcttttataaattagtattCGTTAGGGTTCATATTTGTAATTACCTGCTTCTTGGGATTCATGTTTGATTTAATATTCAATTGTCTTTGTTACAATGCTGTTACTATTTATTCTGTTTCTCTTCGGGGATCATCTTTATCTCATTCGAGTTTGGTTTTATAAATAGCGAATTGCAGAATCcatgtttagaaaaaaataattaattaattaattatttgaagaaaaaactcaatgcttttctaattatttttctttggaaatAATTATGTTAACATATAGTAATTGAAAAGTCATTTTCTTTTACCAATTTTTGTTATCACGTTAATCATTTGCTGttcattcaaatattaaataaatagcttttttcttttttgacagCATTAAATAAATAGCTTTTGTTTCCTAAACTTTGAAACATCTTATTGTCTAAGTAACAAATTGATGATACATCAAAGGGGTAAATACCGATATTTGAACTATATTTAGttcataaatttgatttttatctgAATGTAAAATCAAATTCAGACCATCAATATATAGTCATATACTATTGAATCTCAATGAATCAGCCCGAAGTGAGAGTAAGAGATTCGAGAGAAATGGATATGGATAAGGATTCGGATTGCATCGCTCTTCTTATGTGAGGATGAAGATTTTCAAAAGAATTACGTGGCTATGTCTGTCTGTTTGAGTCGTGCTCCACATGTATAGACTCTTGTTGTGATGGTTTCCTACTTAATATTCCTACTTTGCGTGTTTGACATTCTCGATTAACCATACATGCTTGATTAATCCTTTGAATCATTTGAACCACTACGCTTGATACTAGTATGTCCAGAAGCCGCCACATATTGTTCGGATGttatcacttttttattttgcttagaAAAACCAAATTCAATTGATTCTAGAGAAcaagaaaaatagtttattcttccttatttcatttcttttgaGGGGCATTTCCTCCTGTATATCTGGCACTAGCTATCCTATCGCTGATAACCTAGAATTTTTTCTACAActcagataaaaaattatatatacattctTATAAATacgatttttcataaattttaaaataaattatgcgaTTTATCATTAATGTTGATGTAGTTTAGTTTTAGTCGTAAGAAAACAAGGGGCCACAAAGGCCCagagaaaaaggaaggaaaagataAGGCAACCCAACCCAAGAGTTATATAATCAGTTACAATCCTTAAGCCCAAATCTGAATAGCCGAAAGTAAGGGTGTGCCATGGACCAAAAGAAAAGCTTGGAAAAAAGCAGCTTGGGTAAATTTGAGTGAAGCTGACTTAATCTTTTAGTAAGATTTTGTATAtacaaaaacatgatttaaataaataaataaaaaataacatggtTTAACTTGAATCAATTGGAAAAGCCTTTcaatacacaaaacaaaaagataggaAAAAATAAGGCCATCCTATCTAATACCTAGCATGGGATCAAACTCCTCAAGGAACTCTCCATTTCGTAACATTCTCATACTGGGGGAGGAAATACAATTCCAAAGAATATCAATAGACTTGGCCAGGCAACCTATGTCATACAAAGTATCATTCACAAACTTCCATTTCAAGTCATATATAGACTTTCTCCAAATCAATTTTAATGATCATTCACCCCTTAGctcctttcttctttctcaTAGAATGAAAAACTTCTTGAGCAATCACAATATTATCAGTACTCTATCTTTTGGGAATGAAGTTGCAGTAATACCGGCAGATTAATCTTTCCATAAAAGGCTTCAAACGATGAGCCAAAatctttgtaattattttataggAGACATTACTTGACCTAAAATCTTTCATCCTAATCACGTGCTCCACTTTAGGAATAAGAGTAATAAGATTTTCATTAACCTCAGCAATCACATTTGGATCATCCAAAGTCTTCTGAATCATACTTACCACATCTCTCCCCACTCactaattttcttttacatctGCATCACTGTGAAGAATGAAAAGGTAAACAATGAAatcatatatgtgtgtgtgtcttcTCTTTAAGTTGAAAAGTTCTTCTCATCTCAATAACTTATGTGTAcaatactatttaaaaaaacaaattatagtgTAAAAATAACAGGTGTAATAgtaattataactttttaagaATTCTTAAACAAGTACCTAttgtgaatgatttttttttttataattctcaaAATCGTATCTCTTAAAAATTAAGGTCACACACTTACCATTAGTGAGAACACTTCATTTGTCAATTTCTTGCATCTTAGAATTATACACTTAAATTCATTAATTGTCGAATAGTTTAACTCAGGAAAATAGAATGTGAATTGTTGTAaacttttaatacttatttgtctttgatttctattttctactaataaaaaaataataattagtagTTAATTACAAGTATGAAATTGACATTCCCAACCGAATCTGGTCCAAATGTGGTGGGCAATGGTTTGGTTTTGATGAATCGAGTAGGCAGCGATCTGGTCGATTCTAGCCTTCTAGGAAATGGGGAAGCCTAGGAAGAGACGATCATTTGTGGAAGGAGaagattgttttctttttttatggtaATTTGTGTATCCAATACACTACTGTAGATATTCCGTAAATACAATTttgcaattataaaaaatggacaaattttgaaagaaaaatttattcccACGAGCAAACACAAGATATAGAGGATGAACGTCACCCATAGAAGGAAGAAATTTTCTCCATGAAATACTTATTattggcctataaaaaaaatgaaatactttTATAGATTTGTAAGCTCTTCTACTTGTCTCACGTCTGTGTAATTTTTGCATCATTTATTATCTCTGGTTTTCAGTCCATAACACAGTTATATAGTACATTATAATTTCTCATCCTCTAAAGTCTTAACatgatttaagaaaaaaaaatccactagcatacaatcaattttaatattttagctTTTGGTTTTAGGTGCTTCAAGTTATCATTTTCCCCTATTAACATTATATAATCGAGGCAGCAACTTGCTTTTAAGGACCTTATCTTGGTCAAATAGAATAGAAGAAGGAGCACTAGTTAAACCATTTGTGATTGAGACTCAGCAGAAAGCTCACCCATGCTGGATCACTATCCaacatgattgattgatttcttGCTTTTAATGAAACATGAACCTTTACCGGCTGGCCTCACTTACCACCTGCCATGCTTTCTTAGTGCTTAAACATCCAACGCAGCACGTCCTTAGTTTGATATCAAGGGACAAAACCATGGTAATAATTGGTATACACCCATAATCTAAGCCCTTAATCAAACTGACTATTCTCATATACATTCACATTTGACAAagtctaaaaattaaaacatcaatGTGAGGGAGCTCTGTTGAAGTCATTCTTTTAGGACCTTCCCAAACGTTGCCGCATATATACCAAAAagcataaacattaaaaattaaaacatcaatGTGGTGAAACTTTAGCTCACCTGTGTCACCTTttgataatacaaaaaaaaacacattgtcCCCTCCATTATTATAACTCAACTACAAAAGCTTCTTTTCCCTCTTCACTTCCATTGATCCATCACCCCATTTagaataaataaacatattacTTCTATCTCTCCCACATTCACTTCCATTGGCCTATTTTAGTAGTGCACCTTTTCAAATATGCTAGCCTCTGTCGAAGAAGAACTTGGCACACCAAAACAACCAAGGAATCAACATTCTCAGCAATCAGAAGCACCAAATTCCCTTGCCAACACTAGAGCAATTTTCGGGCAACCTCGACTTCAAAGGACAAAACCAATTATATGGTGTGCTGCAATACTGTGCTTCATATTCAGCCTAGTGCTTATCTTCTTTGGAATTGCAACACTGATTCTCTACCTTTCCATGAAACCACGAAACCCCACGTTTGACATTCCCAATGCAAGCCTCAATGTGGTGTACTTTGACTCACCACAGTACCTCAATGGTGAATTCACTCTCCTTGCAAATTTTTCCAATCCTAACAGGAGAATTGGGCTGAGGTTTGAGTCCTTGAACATTGAGCTTTTCTACTCAGACAGACTCGTGTCTTCACAAACAATCAAGCCTTTCACTCAAAGGCCAAGGGAAACCAGGCTGCAATCAGTGAACTTGATATCAAGCTTGGTGTTTTTACCGCAAGATGTTGGTGTAAAACTTCAAAGGCAAGTGGAGAATAACAGGGTCAATTACAATGCAAGGGGAACATTTAAGGTGAGGTTCAATATTGGCCTTGTCCATTTATCTTACTCTCTGTATAGCACATGCCAGATAGAGATGACTAGTCCTCCAGCTGGTATTCTAGTAGCAAGACAATGCATAACAAACCGATGATGAAGAGCCAAcaaaaatgatagaattctttgtgggttttttttttctagttttctaCTTTATTAATTAGGAGATATAGCTAATGGTAAATACCAGTGTGCAAAACAgtgatatgattttattttttgtgaggaatgaaaaagagaatattagaggatatatatataccatatgattttaattgatattttattgtttttatttgtaaatagaGACTTGAGTGGAGGGTGTTGAAGCCCTTCCATACCAGAAATATGTTGTGGAtggagtttttattttatcttcatcTACTAGTTTGTTTTCCAGAACGCGCTTTTGCTGAATTAACTTTTTGATACTGTTCTCTTTTACTTCCTTAATTGGGTCATGTCAGCTGCACTAATTGGAATGCCTTTTGACTGTTAAAAGCAGAAAAGGACTTGTGAGAGGTTGATCATTGACGTGGTATCAACTAAGATTTCAAAAGTATAAATACAGAACTTTATGACTTAATCCAGAATCTTCATATATATGTTGGCTCAAAGGCCACTAAAGCATATAGCGGAATATccattgttattttctttttatacaaaAGGGAATATCCTTGTAATGTTACTCTTCAACAATGCCATAACCAACCCATATCATGTAACGTCTGATCCACTAGCAATACTACTACTTATCGAATTGGCAAGTGAAACTGGAGGGGTGGAAATCTACTGCTCTATTATGACACATATAAAAGCGTATTATTTGAGATGAGAAACACATGTGTGGACACAACCCCAAATGTCAGAAAAGCCGGCTTGGTTgaactcactttttttttttatattgtcactAAAATCATCTCTTAATCCAGAATCTTCCTAGCTTTTATTTACTAcgatagtttttcttttttggcaaAGCAGACATTTGAATCCTGCACATCTCCCAATTTTAAAATACTCCCAAACTACCCTTTCTAAAGTCTGGAATAGTATTTTTCCTATTCCGGAATAGCCCAATGAGGAGGGTGCAAGGACTTTGGAAGGTACAAAGGAAGGAGGGGCGTGAGGGTGAAGAAGGACTTCGCAAGGCTTTTGTCACACTTCTGGGGTTTGGGAGGTGTCAGGTTGGGCGGAATGAGATAGGTGAAAGAGCCAATGAGGTGTTAGAAAGGTTGGGGAAGGAAAGTGGCCTCATAAGGGTAATTTGGTCTTTACCAAATTGCTTGGAAGGTGTAGGATTCAAATAAGGGAGTGCAGGATTCACAATCCCCTAACACAATGGGTATGCATCAAAAGGGGCATGTACGACTCTTaaggaaaaaaagtttaatCCTAATCAATTGACTTTATCGATCAAGATTACGTTTTTTAGGTCAAGAGGTTGATACTGAAATATCAAATCAACTAATTAATCTTGTGGTATATCTTAGTATAGAAGGAGAGAATAAAGATTTGGATCTGTTTATAAATTGTAGGCTGGATAACAAAATCctttaagataaaataacaaGCCTCAAAAAGTACATACATGTACATACATGTTTGCTCAGAGAAAACTGAAGTAATTAATAAGTCATGAGTCTAAATGATATTGGACTTTATTTATGTAAAGTCTTAATTCAagttttgtgaataaaaaaaatatagttaaaagGGGAAATCCTATTAAAATGATCCGTTAAATTTTTGAATAGAGATTAATCATCAGTAAAATCGATAATATTCCGCACTAATGTTGATATATAATAGAAAATGTCTCTAAAACCTGaaatggaatatatatatatatatatatatatataaaacaataatggaCTTTATTTCTGTAAAGTCTTAGTTCAAGttttgtggataaaaaaaatataattaaaaggaGAAATCCTACTAAAGTGACTAGTTAGATTTTCAAATAGagattaatcatcaataaaatcgATGATACTTCGCACTAATAttgatatataaaagaaaatgccTCTAAAACATAGAACAGAATATATGACCCACCAAGATTACTATTATATATGGTTAACACCACAGCGGATTTTGTGctatca
The genomic region above belongs to Glycine max cultivar Williams 82 chromosome 14, Glycine_max_v4.0, whole genome shotgun sequence and contains:
- the LOC102665099 gene encoding uncharacterized protein, yielding MCCGGRICMLCTCLVLVVIAIGLVFGFGVFKHGFHKIKDTVSFCDSCGGGGRPFIGYAPPPLF
- the LOC100810975 gene encoding uncharacterized protein At1g08160, with protein sequence MLASVEEELGTPKQPRNQHSQQSEAPNSLANTRAIFGQPRLQRTKPIIWCAAILCFIFSLVLIFFGIATLILYLSMKPRNPTFDIPNASLNVVYFDSPQYLNGEFTLLANFSNPNRRIGLRFESLNIELFYSDRLVSSQTIKPFTQRPRETRLQSVNLISSLVFLPQDVGVKLQRQVENNRVNYNARGTFKVRFNIGLVHLSYSLYSTCQIEMTSPPAGILVARQCITNR